From one Anomalospiza imberbis isolate Cuckoo-Finch-1a 21T00152 chromosome 25, ASM3175350v1, whole genome shotgun sequence genomic stretch:
- the SRSF10 gene encoding serine/arginine-rich splicing factor 10 isoform X6 — MSRYLRPPNTSLFVRNVADDTRSEDLRREFGRYGPIVDVYVPLDFYTRRPRGFAYVQFEDVRDAEDALHNLDRKWICGRQIEIQFAQGDRKTPNQMKAKEGRNLYSSSRYDDYDRYRRSRSRSYERRRSRSRSFDYSYRRSYSPRNRPTGRPRRSRSHSDNDRGRTKL, encoded by the exons ATGTCCCGCTACCTGCGGCCCCCCAACACCTCGCTCTTCGTGCGGAACGTGGCCGACGACACCCG GTCCGAAGACTTGCGCCGGGAGTTTGGTCGTTATGGGCCTATAGTTGATGTTTACGTTCCACTTGACTTCTACACCCGTCGTCCCAGAGGATTTGCCTATGTTCAAT TTGAAGATGTCCGTGATGCAGAAGATGCTCTCCATAATTTGGATCGAAAGTGGATTTGTGGTCGGCAAATAGAAATCCAGTTTGCACAGGGGGACCGCAAGA CACCAAACCAAATGAAAGCCAAGGAAGGGAGAAACCTGTACAGTTCTTCTCGTTACGATGACTATGACAGATACAGGCGGTCTCGGAGTCGCAGCTACGAGCGCAGACGGTCGAGGAGTCGCTCCTTTGATTACAGCTACAGAAGATCCTATAGTCCCAGAAA TAGACCTACTGGAAGACCTCGTCGTAGCAGAAGCCATTCGGACAATGATAG
- the SRSF10 gene encoding serine/arginine-rich splicing factor 10 isoform X4 — translation MSRYLRPPNTSLFVRNVADDTRSEDLRREFGRYGPIVDVYVPLDFYTRRPRGFAYVQFEDVRDAEDALHNLDRKWICGRQIEIQFAQGDRKTPNQMKAKEGRNLYSSSRYDDYDRYRRSRSRSYERRRSRSRSFDYSYRRSYSPRNSRPTGRPRRSRSHSDNDRFKHRNRSFSRSKSNSRSRSKSQPKKEMKAKSRSRGRTKL, via the exons ATGTCCCGCTACCTGCGGCCCCCCAACACCTCGCTCTTCGTGCGGAACGTGGCCGACGACACCCG GTCCGAAGACTTGCGCCGGGAGTTTGGTCGTTATGGGCCTATAGTTGATGTTTACGTTCCACTTGACTTCTACACCCGTCGTCCCAGAGGATTTGCCTATGTTCAAT TTGAAGATGTCCGTGATGCAGAAGATGCTCTCCATAATTTGGATCGAAAGTGGATTTGTGGTCGGCAAATAGAAATCCAGTTTGCACAGGGGGACCGCAAGA CACCAAACCAAATGAAAGCCAAGGAAGGGAGAAACCTGTACAGTTCTTCTCGTTACGATGACTATGACAGATACAGGCGGTCTCGGAGTCGCAGCTACGAGCGCAGACGGTCGAGGAGTCGCTCCTTTGATTACAGCTACAGAAGATCCTATAGTCCCAGAAA CAGTAGACCTACTGGAAGACCTCGTCGTAGCAGAAGCCATTCGGACAATGATAG GTTCAAACACCGCAATCGATCTTTTTCAAGATCTAAGTCCAATTCAAGATCACGATCCAAGTCACAGCCCAAGAAAGAAATGAAGGCTAAATCACGGTCTAG
- the SRSF10 gene encoding serine/arginine-rich splicing factor 10 isoform X2 — protein MSRYLRPPNTSLFVRNVADDTRSEDLRREFGRYGPIVDVYVPLDFYTRRPRGFAYVQFEDVRDAEDALHNLDRKWICGRQIEIQFAQGDRKTPNQMKAKEGRNLYSSSRYDDYDRYRRSRSRSYERRRSRSRSFDYSYRRSYSPRNRPTGRPRRSRSHSDNDRFKHRNRSFSRSKSNSRSRSKSQPKKEMKAKSRSRSASHTKSRGTSKTDSKTHYKSSSRYEKESRKKEPARSKSQSRSHSRSRSKSRSRSWTSPKSSGH, from the exons ATGTCCCGCTACCTGCGGCCCCCCAACACCTCGCTCTTCGTGCGGAACGTGGCCGACGACACCCG GTCCGAAGACTTGCGCCGGGAGTTTGGTCGTTATGGGCCTATAGTTGATGTTTACGTTCCACTTGACTTCTACACCCGTCGTCCCAGAGGATTTGCCTATGTTCAAT TTGAAGATGTCCGTGATGCAGAAGATGCTCTCCATAATTTGGATCGAAAGTGGATTTGTGGTCGGCAAATAGAAATCCAGTTTGCACAGGGGGACCGCAAGA CACCAAACCAAATGAAAGCCAAGGAAGGGAGAAACCTGTACAGTTCTTCTCGTTACGATGACTATGACAGATACAGGCGGTCTCGGAGTCGCAGCTACGAGCGCAGACGGTCGAGGAGTCGCTCCTTTGATTACAGCTACAGAAGATCCTATAGTCCCAGAAA TAGACCTACTGGAAGACCTCGTCGTAGCAGAAGCCATTCGGACAATGATAG GTTCAAACACCGCAATCGATCTTTTTCAAGATCTAAGTCCAATTCAAGATCACGATCCAAGTCACAGCCCAAGAAAGAAATGAAGGCTAAATCACGGTCTAGGTCTGCATCTCACACCAAATCTAGAGGCACCTCTAAAACAGATTCTAAAACACACTATAAGTCCAGCTCAAGATATGAGAAGGAGTCGAGAAAAAAAGAACCAGCTAGATCCAAATCACAGTCAAGATCACATTCTAGATCTAGGTCAAAATCCAGATCGAGGTCTTGGACTAGTCCCAAGTCCAGTGGCCACTAG
- the SRSF10 gene encoding serine/arginine-rich splicing factor 10 isoform X1 produces the protein MSRYLRPPNTSLFVRNVADDTRSEDLRREFGRYGPIVDVYVPLDFYTRRPRGFAYVQFEDVRDAEDALHNLDRKWICGRQIEIQFAQGDRKTPNQMKAKEGRNLYSSSRYDDYDRYRRSRSRSYERRRSRSRSFDYSYRRSYSPRNSRPTGRPRRSRSHSDNDRFKHRNRSFSRSKSNSRSRSKSQPKKEMKAKSRSRSASHTKSRGTSKTDSKTHYKSSSRYEKESRKKEPARSKSQSRSHSRSRSKSRSRSWTSPKSSGH, from the exons ATGTCCCGCTACCTGCGGCCCCCCAACACCTCGCTCTTCGTGCGGAACGTGGCCGACGACACCCG GTCCGAAGACTTGCGCCGGGAGTTTGGTCGTTATGGGCCTATAGTTGATGTTTACGTTCCACTTGACTTCTACACCCGTCGTCCCAGAGGATTTGCCTATGTTCAAT TTGAAGATGTCCGTGATGCAGAAGATGCTCTCCATAATTTGGATCGAAAGTGGATTTGTGGTCGGCAAATAGAAATCCAGTTTGCACAGGGGGACCGCAAGA CACCAAACCAAATGAAAGCCAAGGAAGGGAGAAACCTGTACAGTTCTTCTCGTTACGATGACTATGACAGATACAGGCGGTCTCGGAGTCGCAGCTACGAGCGCAGACGGTCGAGGAGTCGCTCCTTTGATTACAGCTACAGAAGATCCTATAGTCCCAGAAA CAGTAGACCTACTGGAAGACCTCGTCGTAGCAGAAGCCATTCGGACAATGATAG GTTCAAACACCGCAATCGATCTTTTTCAAGATCTAAGTCCAATTCAAGATCACGATCCAAGTCACAGCCCAAGAAAGAAATGAAGGCTAAATCACGGTCTAGGTCTGCATCTCACACCAAATCTAGAGGCACCTCTAAAACAGATTCTAAAACACACTATAAGTCCAGCTCAAGATATGAGAAGGAGTCGAGAAAAAAAGAACCAGCTAGATCCAAATCACAGTCAAGATCACATTCTAGATCTAGGTCAAAATCCAGATCGAGGTCTTGGACTAGTCCCAAGTCCAGTGGCCACTAG
- the SRSF10 gene encoding serine/arginine-rich splicing factor 10 isoform X5 — translation MSRYLRPPNTSLFVRNVADDTRSEDLRREFGRYGPIVDVYVPLDFYTRRPRGFAYVQFEDVRDAEDALHNLDRKWICGRQIEIQFAQGDRKTPNQMKAKEGRNLYSSSRYDDYDRYRRSRSRSYERRRSRSRSFDYSYRRSYSPRNSRPTGRPRRSRSHSDNDRGRTKL, via the exons ATGTCCCGCTACCTGCGGCCCCCCAACACCTCGCTCTTCGTGCGGAACGTGGCCGACGACACCCG GTCCGAAGACTTGCGCCGGGAGTTTGGTCGTTATGGGCCTATAGTTGATGTTTACGTTCCACTTGACTTCTACACCCGTCGTCCCAGAGGATTTGCCTATGTTCAAT TTGAAGATGTCCGTGATGCAGAAGATGCTCTCCATAATTTGGATCGAAAGTGGATTTGTGGTCGGCAAATAGAAATCCAGTTTGCACAGGGGGACCGCAAGA CACCAAACCAAATGAAAGCCAAGGAAGGGAGAAACCTGTACAGTTCTTCTCGTTACGATGACTATGACAGATACAGGCGGTCTCGGAGTCGCAGCTACGAGCGCAGACGGTCGAGGAGTCGCTCCTTTGATTACAGCTACAGAAGATCCTATAGTCCCAGAAA CAGTAGACCTACTGGAAGACCTCGTCGTAGCAGAAGCCATTCGGACAATGATAG
- the SRSF10 gene encoding serine/arginine-rich splicing factor 10 isoform X3, whose translation MVAKIKGVIPDVSYRITVSLLSVITLTLATFEDVRDAEDALHNLDRKWICGRQIEIQFAQGDRKTPNQMKAKEGRNLYSSSRYDDYDRYRRSRSRSYERRRSRSRSFDYSYRRSYSPRNSRPTGRPRRSRSHSDNDRFKHRNRSFSRSKSNSRSRSKSQPKKEMKAKSRSRSASHTKSRGTSKTDSKTHYKSSSRYEKESRKKEPARSKSQSRSHSRSRSKSRSRSWTSPKSSGH comes from the exons ATGGTGGCCAAGATTAAAGGAGTCATACCTGATGTATCCTACAGAATAACAGTTTCTCTTCTGTCTGTCAT TACCTTAACACTGGCCACATTTGAAGATGTCCGTGATGCAGAAGATGCTCTCCATAATTTGGATCGAAAGTGGATTTGTGGTCGGCAAATAGAAATCCAGTTTGCACAGGGGGACCGCAAGA CACCAAACCAAATGAAAGCCAAGGAAGGGAGAAACCTGTACAGTTCTTCTCGTTACGATGACTATGACAGATACAGGCGGTCTCGGAGTCGCAGCTACGAGCGCAGACGGTCGAGGAGTCGCTCCTTTGATTACAGCTACAGAAGATCCTATAGTCCCAGAAA CAGTAGACCTACTGGAAGACCTCGTCGTAGCAGAAGCCATTCGGACAATGATAG GTTCAAACACCGCAATCGATCTTTTTCAAGATCTAAGTCCAATTCAAGATCACGATCCAAGTCACAGCCCAAGAAAGAAATGAAGGCTAAATCACGGTCTAGGTCTGCATCTCACACCAAATCTAGAGGCACCTCTAAAACAGATTCTAAAACACACTATAAGTCCAGCTCAAGATATGAGAAGGAGTCGAGAAAAAAAGAACCAGCTAGATCCAAATCACAGTCAAGATCACATTCTAGATCTAGGTCAAAATCCAGATCGAGGTCTTGGACTAGTCCCAAGTCCAGTGGCCACTAG